In one Thermodesulforhabdus norvegica genomic region, the following are encoded:
- a CDS encoding Crp/Fnr family transcriptional regulator, translated as MNSLADFESLLHRASCQCELNEYMKILRNVDAFSVVPIDKLKVMAYLSQKVTFPQGTFLFKQRDPDARGYILVSGRVQLYRHYKDKSYLLEELKEGEFFGGLALLSDIRRLFSARAAVDTVCLTLERDAFRRFIVQFPEVAIKVLDIMIRRIVAMEERLLEMQVLECRYV; from the coding sequence ATGAACTCGTTAGCGGATTTTGAAAGCTTGCTTCATAGGGCTTCGTGTCAGTGTGAGCTTAATGAATACATGAAAATCCTTCGCAATGTGGATGCCTTTTCCGTCGTTCCCATCGATAAGCTTAAGGTTATGGCCTATCTTAGCCAGAAGGTCACCTTCCCACAGGGCACATTTCTTTTCAAACAGAGAGATCCCGATGCTCGTGGATATATTCTGGTCTCCGGCAGGGTCCAGCTGTACAGGCACTACAAAGATAAGTCTTACCTCCTCGAAGAACTCAAGGAAGGTGAGTTTTTCGGGGGGCTGGCGCTTTTGTCAGATATCAGACGGCTCTTTTCCGCCCGGGCCGCCGTTGATACGGTATGCCTTACCCTGGAACGAGATGCCTTTCGAAGGTTTATCGTACAGTTTCCGGAAGTTGCAATAAAGGTTCTGGACATTATGATAAGAAGGATTGTAGCAATGGAGGAAAGACTTCTGGAAATGCAGGTGC